Sequence from the Bacillus thuringiensis genome:
GCTATGTATCGCGCGAAAGCAAATGGAAAAAACAGATTCGTTTTCTTCTCAAAAGAAATGAGTATTGCTCAAAATGAGAGTAACTTCTTAGAAGGAGAACTTTCAAAAGCATTACAACAAAATGAATTTTTCCTTGAATACCAGCCACAAGTAAGCACAAAAACAAAACAAATTATCGGTTTTGAAGCATTAATTCGTTGGAAGCATCCAAAACTCGGCATCGTATCTCCCGCCCAATTCATTCCACTAGCAGAGGAAACCGGATTTATTATTGAACTTGGAAATTGGATTTTACGTACTGCTTGCTTAGAGGCAAAAAGATGGCATAATCAAGGTTTTTCTCACTTGAAAGTTGGTGTGAATTTATCTGTTGTTCAATTTAACCATGCAGATTTAATCCCAACCATTTCAAAAGTATTAGAAGAAACAGAGCTAAAACCAGAAGCATTAGATATTGAAATTACGGAAAGTATCGCAATTAATCAAAATCAATCTGTAGTTGCAAAGTTAGAACAGCTTCAAAATCTCGGTATTCAAATTTCAATCGATGATTTTGGGACTGGTTATAGTTCTTTAGCTTATTTAACAAAATATCCAATCAACACATTAAAAATTGCTCGAGAGTTTATTTGCGGAATTACAAATAGCCCTTTAGAGGAAGCGATTATTTCTTCCATTATTACACTATCAAAAGAACTAAATTTAGAAGTTATTGCAGAAGGTGTAGAGACCGAAGAACAATGGAAGTTTTTATATGAGCAAAACTGTGACCACATTCAAGGATTCTTTATTAGCAAGCCTGTTTCTAGTAAAGACGTTTGGAGGTTACTCCACAAAAAAACAACCGTCTAAGTAAGACGGTTGTTTTTTAATATTCAAAAGGTAGATCTCCAGCTAATTGTACCTCTTGATCATTATGAGAAATTACTTGGCTTTTCTCTAATGCTGTATCACCTAATGAAATACCCCATGCCATCGCTAACGTTAATAGACTACCAATAAGTAGTTTCTTCATATTCCATCACCCACATTTTTTATTTTAATATATCATGAAAATTTATCCATATCCTATGCAATTATGCATATCCATTTTTTAGGTTTTCTATCTGCTGATTTTATCTGCAATCGCTTCTTTATATGCATGCATTTCTAATATATCAAAAAAGAAACTTGCCTTTTTATATGCATCTTCAATCGCTGCCTCTTCATGTCCCAGTTTTCCTAGGCATTCACCTCTTTGATAATATAACTGTCCAATTAATGCCATACTATTAATTCGGCATGATGTTTCAATCGCTTTATTTACTTGATAAAGTGACTCTTCATATTGCTCATCTAAGTATAATGCTTTTGCATGATTATATCTTACCTTCACATCAAATTCTTCATTATCATGCAATGTCTCTAATTGTTTTAATATATCTTCAAATAACTCAATACTCTTCTTAAAATAGCTATTTTCAGCATAAATATTTGCAATTGCATTTTCTATATAGAGATTTTGGTATACGTCTATTCCAGCTAATTGTTGGTTCAACAATTTTTTCAATTCTAAAATACAATATTCGTAATCAATTTTCTTCAATATGTAAGCTGCTACATGATATTGCCATTGAAGAAACTGCTGGAATTCAGGATGATATTCTTCCTTTTTCAACTCATTCCATACTCTATTATAAATCTCTTTATATTTCTTTTGCTTACACAGCATAATGACTTGATCTTTAAACTGTTTTTTTCTTTCAATATCCGAATAAATGAGTACCTCATAAAAATGAATAATGGGAACTTGTAATTTTGCTGCGATACCTTGCAATATATCCATACTTGGGTATACCGCGCCCGATTCAATTCGGCTCACTTCCGATTGATGACATATGTTCTCGGACAACTGCTTTTGTGTTAATCCCCTCATTACCCTAATTTTCTTAATTTCACTTCCTAATTTTTCTGCGTGCATACTTACTCACCATCCCGTTATAACAATCTAATTTGTTAAGTTGTCATACCACTACAATAATGTGAATTCGACAATTTTTGACATGAAATAATGCATAATATATATAAAATTCGGCAAATTTTCCATACATTTCATCTCACATACAATAATAGATTAGATGTTTTATAGATAAATTATAGATAACTTGCCTGTGCCTTCGTTATATTCGGTCTTCTTTGTCCCTTATCACCAAAAGCTATTCACACCCCGGAATTAGACAAAAACAAGGTAAAAATTGAGATTACTCAGCCTAGTTTAACGATTAAAAAAATAACACAACCTCAAAATAATACAAAAGAAATATAGCGAAAAAACATTTAAAAGGTGAGATAAAAGAGGCTAAACTCAACAAGAGTGAGTGAAAGCTGAAAAAATTTAGACTTTCAACCTACCGATAAAGAAACGCAAACCGAAGTTCTTCTTGCACAAACTTACAAAAAATATAAAGCATATGGTCAAGATCTCATTGTAAAAGTAGATAAAGATGGAGTAATTACAACTGTTAGTGGCAAAGTTGTCCAAAATTTAGACCAACAACCTAATCATACTATAACAAATTTTTTGTCGAAAAATGAAGTAAAATCTACATAACGCAATACACTCCTAATTACAAGTGATGTAACTGAGACAGCATTCTCTAACGAAACTGTTGTGTACAAGAAAAAAGAAGTTTACCGTTCATAGGTAAACTTCTTTTCATATCCATCCCTTTTCTTCCGCAATTGTAATTGCCTCAATTCTATTTTTCGCATCAAGCTTCGTTAATACTTCAGAAATATAATTACGTACTGTACCAGGTGAAAGATAAAGTGCCTTCGCAATTTCATTTGCCGTCTTTCCTTCTTTCGCAAGTAGCAATACTTCTTTTTCGCGATCTGATAAAGGGTTTTGCTCCTGCCATAAGCCGAACATTAAATCTTGAGAGATCTCTCGCTTTCCTTTCATTACATTGCGAATTGATGCGGCTAAATCTTCACTTGGGCTATCTTTTAATAAATATCCTTGCACGCCCGCTTTCATTGCTCTTTCAAAATATCCAGGACGCGCAAATGTTGTTAAAATCATTACTTTACATGCTGATTTTTCTTTCTTTAACGTTTCCGCAACATCTAATCCACTTTGAATTGGCATTTCAATATCCATAATGCTTACATCAGGCTTTAACGATTCAATTAATTTTAGCGCCTCTTCCCCGTTCGCAGCTTGCCCAATTACTTCAATATCATCTTCTAGATCAAGCAGGGCCCCTAATGCACCACGAAGCATCCGCTGATCTTCTGCAATAATAATTCGAATCATGCCCTCACCTCATCTTTTCCTGTTCGAATAACAACTGGAACTTTTACTGTTAATAGTGTCCCTGGATTAATCGTACCCAGTTCAACAAATCCATCAATAAGAGCGATTCGCTCTTTCATGCCACGAATGCCATTTCCATCATGGTTTTGATCTGCTAAGCCAATTCCGTTATCTTCTACTGTCAAAATTAATTCGCCTTGTGATTCTAGTACAGAAACTGTGCAACGCGTTGCCTTACTATGCTTTACAACATTTGTCACAGCCTCACGTAAACACATTCCTAAAATATTTTGTTCAATGGGTGATAACGAACTCGCACTCGTTTCTTGTTTGATCTCTAATTCAATATTAGCAGCTTGTAAGATTGCTTTTATTTGCTTAAGCTCCTCCTCTACTGTAATCATGCGCATATCAGAAATTAATTCCCTTAGCTGTTTTAAAGCGGTACGAGATGTTTGTGTAATTTCCTTCGCTTCCGCACTTGCTCGCTCCGGATTTTTTACAATTAACTTTTCCACAAGCTGACTTTTTAAAGTAATGAGTGATAATGTATGCCCTAACGTATCATGAAGATCTCTTGCAATCCGTTGCCGTTCTTCACGTTTTACTAAATCTTTAATTTGCTCATTCGCTTCATTTAATTGATTTCTTAACATCTTTTTTTGATTAAAGTTGCGCATACCAAATGGTGTAAGAAGCATTAAAATAAACATCGGAACAATATTTACTAAACTTGTAGTTGTTAGTTGATTCATATTTACAAATATAAAAATCCCAAGCATTATAACTAACAAACATAATAGCACTCGAAACACTTTCTTATTTGGCGCAAATCCCATCGCACTTGCCGTAAAAAAACCAAAGAATATCATAAAAGGATTATAAAATAAAGCAAATAAAAAGATGAGTACCATTTGAATACATGCCCATAAAACAAACGTCCTCTGCACAAAATAAAGCTGACGGTATGTGATAATAAAAAGTATCAACATACCGCTCCCTAGCACAAACTTCCATCCTGACACTTGTGCTAAATGGTAAATTGGAAATAATAAATACACGAGAAACATATACGGAAAGAAACCCATATGTTTCGGAAAAATCTCAATCCTCTTCTTCTCTATCATTTATACCGCTTCCTGTCTTTTTCTTATATATATTGATACTACAACAAATATAAGGAAATAACCTCCTAATACCGCGATATTTTCCCAACCAATTGATTTTCCAGCTACAATATCCCATGCACCACTTCCGAAGTGGTATGTTGGTGTCCATTCACCGATAGATCTTAATATTTTCGGGAATACTTCGATTGGCATCCATAGGCCACCGAGAATTGCTAAACACATATTTAAAATATTCGCTAAGCCTGCTGCTGCATCGACCTTTTTAATAGAACCAACTATCGATCCAAGCGCTAAAAATGGTGTTACACCTAGTAATAGCCATAAACCAGCGCCTATCCATTGACCAACTGTTAACTGAACATCATTAATTAAAATACCTGCTATAAAAATAACTACGATTGAAAACACATTTACTACTGTTTGCGAAACAATTTTTGCAGAAATATATGCTCCTTCTGGCAAAGGTGTAATTCTCAAAAGCTGTGCCCACCCTTTTTGTCTTTCCTCAGAAAGACGGACCCCAAAACTGAAAAGCGCTGTTCCAATAATACTGAATGAAGTCATAGAGATTAAATAATGAGCTTTCCATTCATTCCCGTTCTGTGGCACTTGAATAACATTTGTAAAAATGTAATAAAACATAACTGGCATTAATAATGAGAAAAAGATAAATAATTTATTGCGAAACGTACGTAATATCTCCATCTTACATTGCATCAAAAACGCTCTCATGCAATCTCCTCCTTCTGATTTGCGACAAACTGTTCAAATGCTTCATCAAGGCTTCCACGTTCAACTGAAACATCTGTTACAGGTAAGTTCTTTTGATAAATTGCTTTTAAAGTTGCATCTGTATCTTCAGTTGTTAAAGCAAAGCGTCCTTCGTTTACCTGTACATCCGTTACACTCGGTAATTCTTTTAGTAATTTTGTAGGAATGCTTTCCTTCGAATAAAACGAAATCGTTTTTCGAGAAATCGTTGCCTTCATCTCATCTGGTGTGCCATCTGCGATAATCTTTCCATTCGCAAACAATAAAATACGATTCGCCAATGCATCCGCTTCTTCTAAATAGTGTGTCGTTAAAATAATTGTTTTCCCTTCACTTGCTAACTTTCGAATTGTTTCCCAAAACGTTCTTCGAGACGTAATATCCATTCCAACTGTCGGTTCATCTAAAAATAGCAATTCAGGATTCCCTGCAAGTGCAAGCGCAAAGTTTAACCTTCTTTTTTGCCCACCTGATAATTTCTCACATCTTTGCTTTCGCTCTGATTCTAAATTTGATAACTGTAATAAAGTTTCTTTTGCTACCGGATTTGTATAATAACTACGGAATAGCTCAATTGCTTCTTCCACCGTAATACTATCAATAACACTTACTTCTTGTAGCATCGCACCGAGGCTATTACGAACATCTCTATGCTTTGGACTTTTTCCAAATATAGAAACAGTTCCTTCTGTCGGATCCTTTAATCCAAGCATCATCGACATCGTTGTCGTTTTCCCTGCACCATTCGGTCCAAGTAGTGCTACGATTTCTCCTTTATTCACATGAAACGAAACGTTATTTACTGCGTTTTTATGTTTAAATGTTTTAGAAACACTATTTACTTCAATAATCTTTTCCATCTCTCCACCCCCGCTGTTTCTTATATTTACATTGTATTACTTGGAAAACTTAGGAAACAGTATGATGCGTCATAACATCGACATGACAATTGTCATGTATTCTTTATGAGACGAATCAGCCTGCATACCGCAAGCGAGTAGCAGGACGAAAATAAACATGATACAATCGGATAAGATATATATTCGAGGAAGGACAGTGGTTTTCATGATTATTCGTAATGAACAAGACTTAGAAGGCTTACGAAAAATCGGCCGCATCGTTGCGCTTGCACGTGAAGAAATGAAAAAAGAAGCGAAGCCAGGCATGACAACGAAAGAGCTTGATTTGATCGGTAAAAAAGTATTAGATGAGCACGGTGCTATTTCTGCACCTGAAAAAGAATATGATTTCCCTGGTGTAACTTGCATCAGTGTAAACGAAGAAGTTGCTCACGGTATTCCAGGAGATCGCGTATTAAAAGAAGGCGACTTAGTAAATGTCGACGTATCTGCTGCACTTGATGGCTATTATGCAGATACAGGTATTTCATTTGTACTTGGAGA
This genomic interval carries:
- a CDS encoding quorum-sensing peptide PapR, yielding MKKLLIGSLLTLAMAWGISLGDTALEKSQVISHNDQEVQLAGDLPFEY
- a CDS encoding helix-turn-helix domain-containing protein — its product is MHAEKLGSEIKKIRVMRGLTQKQLSENICHQSEVSRIESGAVYPSMDILQGIAAKLQVPIIHFYEVLIYSDIERKKQFKDQVIMLCKQKKYKEIYNRVWNELKKEEYHPEFQQFLQWQYHVAAYILKKIDYEYCILELKKLLNQQLAGIDVYQNLYIENAIANIYAENSYFKKSIELFEDILKQLETLHDNEEFDVKVRYNHAKALYLDEQYEESLYQVNKAIETSCRINSMALIGQLYYQRGECLGKLGHEEAAIEDAYKKASFFFDILEMHAYKEAIADKISR
- a CDS encoding response regulator transcription factor, whose amino-acid sequence is MIRIIIAEDQRMLRGALGALLDLEDDIEVIGQAANGEEALKLIESLKPDVSIMDIEMPIQSGLDVAETLKKEKSACKVMILTTFARPGYFERAMKAGVQGYLLKDSPSEDLAASIRNVMKGKREISQDLMFGLWQEQNPLSDREKEVLLLAKEGKTANEIAKALYLSPGTVRNYISEVLTKLDAKNRIEAITIAEEKGWI
- a CDS encoding sensor histidine kinase, encoding MIEKKRIEIFPKHMGFFPYMFLVYLLFPIYHLAQVSGWKFVLGSGMLILFIITYRQLYFVQRTFVLWACIQMVLIFLFALFYNPFMIFFGFFTASAMGFAPNKKVFRVLLCLLVIMLGIFIFVNMNQLTTTSLVNIVPMFILMLLTPFGMRNFNQKKMLRNQLNEANEQIKDLVKREERQRIARDLHDTLGHTLSLITLKSQLVEKLIVKNPERASAEAKEITQTSRTALKQLRELISDMRMITVEEELKQIKAILQAANIELEIKQETSASSLSPIEQNILGMCLREAVTNVVKHSKATRCTVSVLESQGELILTVEDNGIGLADQNHDGNGIRGMKERIALIDGFVELGTINPGTLLTVKVPVVIRTGKDEVRA
- a CDS encoding ABC transporter permease yields the protein MRAFLMQCKMEILRTFRNKLFIFFSLLMPVMFYYIFTNVIQVPQNGNEWKAHYLISMTSFSIIGTALFSFGVRLSEERQKGWAQLLRITPLPEGAYISAKIVSQTVVNVFSIVVIFIAGILINDVQLTVGQWIGAGLWLLLGVTPFLALGSIVGSIKKVDAAAGLANILNMCLAILGGLWMPIEVFPKILRSIGEWTPTYHFGSGAWDIVAGKSIGWENIAVLGGYFLIFVVVSIYIRKRQEAV
- a CDS encoding ABC transporter ATP-binding protein, which encodes MEKIIEVNSVSKTFKHKNAVNNVSFHVNKGEIVALLGPNGAGKTTTMSMMLGLKDPTEGTVSIFGKSPKHRDVRNSLGAMLQEVSVIDSITVEEAIELFRSYYTNPVAKETLLQLSNLESERKQRCEKLSGGQKRRLNFALALAGNPELLFLDEPTVGMDITSRRTFWETIRKLASEGKTIILTTHYLEEADALANRILLFANGKIIADGTPDEMKATISRKTISFYSKESIPTKLLKELPSVTDVQVNEGRFALTTEDTDATLKAIYQKNLPVTDVSVERGSLDEAFEQFVANQKEEIA